The following proteins come from a genomic window of Methanosarcina sp. MTP4:
- a CDS encoding GbsR/MarR family transcriptional regulator, producing the protein MDEIDREFIAFYQNVGKAYGMDSLMATIFARAFIEPGELAMSELAEETGYSLASVSNKIRQLEPSGLIARSTKPGTRKVYVHTDKDILKIALGQLLRARANETQPAAVEIPRMIERFEKEELSEKQQEKLEILRRYHRDMLKLDSALEEMLEKLEKLSRET; encoded by the coding sequence ATGGATGAAATTGACAGAGAATTCATTGCTTTCTATCAGAACGTCGGCAAAGCCTATGGGATGGACAGTCTGATGGCCACCATCTTCGCACGGGCTTTTATCGAACCCGGGGAGCTGGCTATGAGTGAGCTCGCTGAAGAAACCGGTTACTCCCTTGCTTCGGTGAGCAATAAGATCCGGCAGCTTGAACCTTCAGGCTTAATTGCCCGAAGTACAAAGCCGGGCACCAGGAAGGTCTATGTTCATACCGACAAAGATATCCTGAAAATTGCTCTGGGGCAGCTGCTAAGGGCAAGGGCTAATGAAACCCAGCCTGCTGCTGTTGAAATTCCTCGTATGATAGAACGCTTTGAAAAGGAAGAGTTGAGCGAAAAGCAGCAGGAGAAACTTGAGATCCTCAGGCGCTACCATCGGGATATGCTCAAGCTTGATTCCGCGCTTGAGGAAATGCTCGAAAAACTTGAAAAGCTCAGCCGGGAAACCTGA
- a CDS encoding COG1361 S-layer family protein yields the protein MKLIRSHVVAVAFSFLLVTLVLAFPASASVGSANLKVTIIETSPYPAKIGQYLTLTVQVENVGGDKAENVDIRVVPEYPFSLDSSANAVRNIGALGPGRTATKEIHLFVDKGARKGTRSIDIYSRPSGDSPWSEETFDIRIGTETFDSKGTVELKEIVSEPEVFMPGDRGTVTLTLCNTATTPTVTIGGEDFDTNARIQSAVLETSNDGITVSSAPYVEMGLLGPGDSIDLTFNVEVGEDVGGGTHNLVLAIEGNSFDYSSRKNVPLEVDSSNVRVIPSKPLEMVDGKAILEFDVANTHPNEFSSVSIKPEAEGVEFYPAEYFIGPMDPDELFTIEFDATYGNPVGGYGGDREPINMSLTASYSNGINRHENIAGNLELSTGSPESDSLEFDSGAAVAGGVVALFVPAALLFYRRKKQ from the coding sequence ATGAAATTAATACGAAGCCATGTTGTTGCAGTTGCTTTTTCTTTTCTTTTGGTTACTCTGGTTTTAGCATTCCCGGCTTCTGCCAGTGTAGGGAGTGCAAACCTGAAAGTCACAATAATCGAGACCAGCCCCTATCCTGCAAAGATAGGGCAGTACCTGACCCTCACAGTCCAGGTGGAAAATGTAGGAGGGGATAAAGCTGAAAATGTCGATATCAGAGTTGTGCCTGAGTATCCTTTTTCCCTTGACTCTTCTGCAAACGCAGTGCGGAACATCGGAGCTCTCGGTCCCGGTAGGACTGCTACAAAGGAGATTCATCTTTTCGTGGACAAAGGTGCCAGGAAAGGGACTCGTTCTATCGACATCTACAGCAGGCCCTCCGGGGATAGCCCGTGGAGTGAGGAGACTTTTGATATCAGGATAGGTACCGAAACTTTTGATAGCAAAGGTACCGTGGAACTCAAAGAGATTGTCTCGGAGCCTGAGGTCTTCATGCCCGGAGACCGGGGGACTGTCACCCTGACCCTCTGTAATACTGCAACAACGCCTACAGTTACTATAGGTGGGGAAGATTTCGATACTAATGCCCGGATCCAGTCTGCAGTCCTTGAGACTTCAAACGACGGCATAACGGTTTCCAGTGCCCCTTACGTTGAGATGGGCCTGCTCGGTCCCGGGGACAGCATTGACCTTACTTTCAATGTGGAGGTCGGTGAAGACGTCGGGGGCGGGACTCACAACCTCGTACTTGCCATCGAGGGGAATTCCTTTGACTACAGCAGCCGGAAGAATGTTCCCCTCGAAGTTGACTCTTCCAATGTAAGAGTGATCCCTTCAAAACCCCTGGAAATGGTTGACGGGAAGGCAATCCTTGAGTTTGATGTGGCAAATACCCATCCCAATGAGTTCAGTTCCGTGAGCATCAAACCTGAAGCCGAGGGAGTTGAGTTCTACCCGGCCGAGTATTTCATAGGTCCCATGGATCCGGATGAGCTCTTCACAATCGAGTTCGATGCCACTTATGGAAATCCTGTGGGTGGATATGGGGGTGACAGGGAGCCGATAAATATGTCCCTTACTGCAAGTTACAGCAACGGGATTAACAGGCATGAAAATATTGCCGGAAATCTAGAACTTTCAACGGGTTCTCCTGAATCGGACTCTCTTGAATTTGACTCCGGGGCAGCTGTTGCGGGTGGGGTTGTTGCCCTCTTTGTTCCCGCAGCTCTTCTTTTTTACAGAAGAAAAAAGCAATGA
- a CDS encoding ABC transporter permease produces MIKFAQAARIALGSIGSSKLRSALTTLGIVIGVAAVVINASLGASFNQFFADEVSSVGSNFIIAYSKQPNLFYDNELEIIENTPGITGISPRKMMSGELNYLSETKNVDIVGVEEEFREIQDLQMEEGSFLTDKDSYAAVLGYDMANEEFGRKISHRSTVEIAFRQEDGTLVKKDFKVKGILQDSKETIVGGDGSTDLLVFIPVSSMNELAGEQDYGAFFAMANSPENVRQISDEVDERLARNFGIPDRDLEKEDVKPYEIFNQADILEQTEELGNALSSFLLVLALISLFVGSIGIMNIMLVTVTERTREIGIMKSIGYSRSNILSLFLLESVMVSFLGGIVGTAIGGLGAYALENFLKLPPVFPLTLIEIGVLVSVLVGILAGFYPARKAANMNPVDALRYE; encoded by the coding sequence ATGATCAAATTCGCACAGGCAGCCCGGATTGCTCTGGGGAGTATAGGCAGTTCCAAGCTTCGGTCTGCCCTTACAACCCTCGGGATAGTGATAGGGGTAGCTGCAGTTGTTATTAATGCATCTCTGGGTGCCAGTTTTAATCAGTTTTTTGCTGATGAGGTTTCATCCGTAGGCTCGAATTTCATAATTGCATATAGCAAGCAGCCTAACCTGTTCTATGATAATGAACTTGAAATAATCGAAAACACTCCCGGAATTACCGGGATTTCGCCTAGAAAAATGATGTCTGGAGAACTAAATTACCTTTCCGAGACAAAAAACGTGGATATCGTAGGGGTTGAGGAGGAATTTCGGGAGATCCAGGACCTTCAGATGGAAGAGGGCAGTTTCCTGACGGATAAGGACAGTTATGCGGCGGTGCTCGGGTATGACATGGCAAATGAGGAGTTTGGCAGGAAAATTTCCCACAGGAGCACGGTGGAAATCGCTTTTCGACAGGAAGACGGCACTCTTGTGAAAAAGGATTTTAAAGTGAAAGGGATCTTGCAGGATTCAAAAGAAACCATTGTCGGAGGAGACGGCAGTACTGATCTGCTGGTTTTCATCCCGGTTTCTTCCATGAACGAGCTGGCTGGAGAACAGGATTACGGGGCTTTCTTTGCCATGGCAAACAGTCCTGAAAATGTTCGTCAAATCTCGGATGAAGTTGATGAAAGGCTGGCCCGGAATTTCGGAATTCCGGACAGAGACCTTGAAAAGGAAGATGTAAAGCCCTACGAAATCTTTAACCAGGCTGATATCCTTGAACAAACCGAAGAACTGGGAAATGCACTCAGTTCTTTCCTGCTGGTCCTGGCTTTGATTTCCCTTTTCGTCGGCTCCATCGGGATCATGAACATTATGCTCGTTACCGTCACGGAACGCACCCGGGAAATCGGGATCATGAAGTCAATCGGTTACAGCCGTTCCAACATCCTTTCTCTTTTTTTGCTTGAATCCGTGATGGTAAGTTTCTTAGGGGGAATCGTGGGTACAGCTATCGGCGGCTTAGGGGCTTACGCCCTTGAAAATTTCCTCAAACTCCCTCCTGTCTTCCCTCTCACACTTATTGAAATCGGAGTGCTGGTCTCAGTCCTCGTCGGAATACTCGCAGGCTTCTACCCTGCCCGAAAAGCTGCAAACATGAATCCCGTAGATGCCCTGAGATATGAATAA
- a CDS encoding Hsp20/alpha crystallin family protein, producing MENPIPKIMKTPIIAMYHDDEHKNLTVEVELPDVENENITLMMHENSFYLKAFSNNVEYLGSFFMDGPVDPEKAIAKNNKGMLTIKVPYKEGFLCARNIPIE from the coding sequence ATGGAAAATCCGATACCTAAAATAATGAAAACTCCTATAATAGCAATGTATCATGATGATGAGCATAAAAACCTCACAGTTGAGGTTGAATTGCCGGATGTGGAAAATGAAAACATAACCCTCATGATGCATGAGAACAGCTTTTACCTGAAAGCCTTCAGCAATAACGTTGAGTACCTGGGGTCCTTTTTTATGGATGGGCCCGTAGATCCCGAAAAAGCCATAGCAAAGAACAATAAAGGTATGCTTACGATTAAAGTCCCTTACAAAGAGGGTTTCCTGTGCGCAAGAAACATACCAATTGAATAA
- a CDS encoding ABC transporter ATP-binding protein codes for MGEPPLVEVANVRKSYVLGGAEVPVLSDINLKINEGEFLAIMGPSGSGKSTLVNLIGCLDRPTEGQVLIRGRDIHKMPDEELARLRGLEIGFVFQTFNLVPRLTALENVLLPTYANSRERIDSRIRATELLKQVGLEDRMYHKPGELSGGQSQRVSIARALINDPALLLADEPTGNLDSRTGDEILGMFAEINKEGRSIVMVTHDPEIANYADRIILVKDGVIKHN; via the coding sequence GTGGGGGAGCCTCCGCTTGTTGAAGTGGCTAATGTCAGGAAAAGCTATGTTCTTGGGGGTGCGGAAGTTCCGGTTCTCTCGGATATCAACCTCAAAATCAACGAGGGGGAATTCCTGGCTATTATGGGGCCTTCGGGTTCCGGAAAGAGTACTCTTGTGAACCTTATCGGTTGTCTTGACAGGCCTACCGAGGGACAGGTCCTGATCAGGGGGCGGGACATCCATAAAATGCCCGATGAAGAACTGGCCCGGCTCAGGGGGCTTGAGATCGGTTTTGTTTTCCAGACTTTCAATCTTGTCCCGCGTCTGACTGCTCTGGAGAACGTACTGCTCCCCACTTATGCCAATTCCAGGGAGCGGATTGATTCTCGAATCCGTGCAACGGAACTTCTTAAACAGGTGGGGCTGGAAGACCGCATGTACCATAAACCCGGGGAGCTTTCCGGTGGCCAGTCCCAGAGGGTTTCAATTGCGAGAGCCCTTATCAATGACCCGGCTCTTCTCCTTGCGGATGAGCCCACGGGAAATCTGGATTCAAGGACCGGGGACGAGATCCTGGGGATGTTTGCAGAGATCAATAAGGAGGGCAGGTCCATAGTGATGGTCACTCATGACCCGGAAATTGCGAATTATGCAGACCGAATAATTCTGGTAAAAGATGGGGTAATTAAACATAATTAA
- a CDS encoding ABC transporter ATP-binding protein, producing the protein MEDNKSDEEPRVVKSVSESRKGASGSEEDALSSEDRSLMPDKESTPDKESTDEEPFVCEVKRSAKRAPGSVPEGEPIIEVINVKKSYTLGDMEVLILHEINLTVREGDFLAIMGPSGSGKSTLMNLIGFLDRPTEGKIIIKGRDVNKLSDKEIARLRGMEIGFIFQTFNLIPRLNALENVELPTYANARPGVDSHKKARELLKLVGLEDRMHHKPSELSGGQSQRVAIARALINDPSILLADEPTGNLDSKTGCEILNMFTKLNEEGRTIVMITHDPDIAKYADRVVLVKDGIIQNQNNSESGIQNQNNSESGIQNQNNSESE; encoded by the coding sequence ATGGAAGATAATAAATCCGATGAAGAACCCCGGGTCGTGAAATCCGTTTCTGAGTCCAGAAAAGGGGCTTCAGGGTCTGAAGAGGATGCTCTTTCCTCTGAAGACCGGAGTTTGATGCCTGATAAGGAATCAACGCCTGATAAGGAATCAACGGATGAAGAGCCCTTCGTATGCGAGGTGAAACGTTCCGCAAAGCGTGCTCCCGGTTCAGTCCCGGAAGGTGAACCCATCATCGAGGTTATCAATGTAAAAAAGAGCTACACGCTAGGAGATATGGAAGTTCTTATCCTTCACGAGATCAACCTGACAGTCCGGGAAGGGGATTTCCTTGCAATCATGGGACCTTCAGGCTCTGGAAAGAGCACTCTCATGAACCTTATCGGTTTTCTTGACAGGCCTACTGAGGGAAAGATCATTATTAAAGGCAGGGATGTCAACAAACTTTCGGACAAGGAGATCGCCAGGCTCAGGGGGATGGAAATCGGTTTCATTTTCCAGACTTTTAACCTTATCCCGCGGCTTAATGCCCTTGAAAATGTGGAGCTTCCTACATATGCAAATGCCAGGCCCGGGGTTGACTCTCATAAAAAGGCAAGGGAACTCCTGAAACTTGTTGGGCTCGAAGACCGCATGCACCATAAACCAAGTGAGCTTTCGGGAGGCCAGTCCCAGAGGGTTGCAATTGCCCGCGCCCTTATCAACGACCCGTCCATCCTCCTTGCGGATGAACCCACCGGGAACCTGGATTCTAAGACCGGTTGTGAAATCCTGAACATGTTTACAAAACTTAACGAAGAAGGCCGGACTATTGTGATGATTACCCATGACCCGGATATAGCAAAATATGCGGACAGGGTCGTGCTCGTAAAAGACGGAATAATTCAGAATCAGAATAATTCAGAATCAGGAATTCAGAATCAGAATAATTCAGAATCAGGAATTCAGAATCAGAATAATTCAGAATCAGAATAA
- a CDS encoding transcriptional regulator — translation MPEQNTNTRVASFEKQGKLLVLPLSGGSRKLARALSNETSLKILETLGKKSMSAGDLSEALGIRLNTLKYNLDTLEESGLISVQQVKWSRKGRKIKVYAAVDQLIVLVPGKKADPSSVLRILKSCPAS, via the coding sequence ATGCCAGAACAGAATACGAACACCAGGGTTGCTTCCTTTGAAAAACAGGGGAAATTGCTGGTCCTCCCACTTTCCGGGGGTTCCAGAAAGCTTGCAAGGGCTCTTTCCAATGAAACTTCCCTTAAAATCCTTGAAACTCTTGGCAAAAAAAGCATGTCTGCAGGGGACCTTTCGGAAGCTCTGGGTATACGGCTCAATACCCTGAAATACAACCTTGATACCCTGGAGGAATCGGGCCTGATCAGTGTCCAGCAGGTAAAGTGGAGCCGGAAAGGGAGGAAAATAAAAGTGTATGCCGCAGTGGATCAGCTTATCGTGCTGGTCCCCGGAAAAAAAGCCGACCCTTCTTCGGTACTCAGGATATTGAAAAGTTGCCCTGCGTCATGA
- a CDS encoding DUF1059 domain-containing protein, with protein sequence MKIVKCGDLGFRCNFIATGTNAEQVKKEMFKHIEKEHKDLLEEMSEDDINHIKYRISTLLARGCGCGAL encoded by the coding sequence ATGAAGATAGTAAAATGCGGAGATCTTGGATTCAGGTGCAATTTTATTGCAACCGGCACCAACGCCGAGCAGGTAAAAAAAGAAATGTTCAAGCACATAGAAAAGGAACATAAGGACCTTCTCGAAGAGATGTCAGAAGATGACATAAACCACATAAAGTACAGGATTTCGACTCTTCTTGCCCGGGGATGCGGCTGTGGTGCCCTTTAA
- a CDS encoding ABC transporter permease → MVQFKQALRIAASSIGSAKLRSALTTLGIVIGVAAVITNASLGASFNQFFEDEVASVGSNFVIAYSKQPNLFFDNEYELIKNTPGITGVSPRKRMSGELSYLSEIKNVDISGVSEDFQEIQSLQLDEGSFLSDKDGYAVVLGYDMANEEFDRKISHRSTVDIAFRLEDGSIVRKTFKVKGILQESKETVIGGNGDTDTMIFVPISTMNEMLGEKDYGAFFAMANSLDNVGDISDEVDGRLARNFGVPKRDREDEDAKPYGIVDQAEILEQTGQIGDALGSFLLAVALISLIVGSIGIMNIMLVTVTERTREIGVLKSLGYTNSGILSLFLLESVLVSLFGGILGTLVGGLGAFALETVLKLPTVFPFTLIEIGFFVSVMVGVVAGVYPARKAAKMNPVEALRYE, encoded by the coding sequence ATGGTCCAGTTTAAACAGGCCCTGAGGATTGCTGCAAGCAGTATAGGCAGTGCCAAATTACGCTCTGCCCTTACCACTCTGGGGATCGTGATCGGGGTTGCGGCGGTGATAACCAACGCATCCCTGGGGGCCAGTTTCAACCAGTTTTTCGAAGACGAAGTCGCCTCCGTAGGCTCGAATTTCGTAATCGCATACAGCAAGCAGCCAAACCTCTTTTTTGATAATGAATATGAACTTATCAAAAACACTCCGGGAATTACCGGAGTCTCTCCCCGCAAACGGATGAGCGGAGAACTCAGTTATCTTTCCGAAATCAAAAATGTGGACATTTCGGGGGTCAGTGAAGACTTCCAGGAAATCCAGAGCCTCCAGCTGGACGAGGGAAGTTTCCTCTCGGATAAGGACGGCTATGCCGTAGTGCTGGGGTATGATATGGCAAACGAGGAGTTTGATCGGAAAATATCCCATCGGAGCACCGTCGACATTGCTTTCAGGCTTGAAGACGGGAGCATCGTAAGAAAAACGTTCAAAGTAAAAGGAATTCTTCAGGAATCGAAGGAAACTGTCATTGGAGGGAACGGGGATACGGACACGATGATTTTTGTTCCTATCTCAACCATGAACGAAATGCTCGGGGAAAAGGACTACGGGGCTTTCTTTGCCATGGCAAACAGCCTGGATAATGTCGGGGATATCTCTGATGAGGTGGATGGCCGGCTGGCCCGGAACTTCGGGGTTCCCAAGCGGGACCGTGAGGACGAGGACGCAAAACCCTATGGGATTGTTGACCAGGCCGAGATTCTCGAACAGACAGGGCAGATTGGGGATGCCCTTGGTTCTTTCCTGCTTGCAGTGGCGCTGATCTCCCTTATCGTGGGCTCCATCGGGATAATGAACATCATGCTTGTAACCGTCACGGAACGTACCCGGGAAATCGGGGTCCTGAAATCCCTTGGCTATACCAACTCCGGAATCCTTTCCCTCTTCCTTCTGGAATCCGTTCTGGTCAGCCTTTTCGGGGGCATCCTGGGAACCCTGGTCGGGGGACTCGGAGCTTTTGCCCTGGAAACTGTTCTTAAACTCCCCACTGTTTTCCCTTTCACTTTGATCGAGATAGGATTCTTTGTCTCGGTTATGGTAGGAGTGGTGGCGGGAGTTTATCCCGCAAGGAAAGCGGCAAAAATGAACCCTGTGGAAGCTCTACGTTATGAATAA
- a CDS encoding P-II family nitrogen regulator: protein MYKIEAIIKPTKLHEVKDALDEAGFASLTVTDVKGRGQQKGMVQQWRGRKYCVDLLPKTKIEIVIPDNKLDQVIDVIQKTASTGEIGDGKIFVYPVETVIRIRTGERDGDAL, encoded by the coding sequence ATGTACAAGATCGAAGCAATCATAAAACCCACTAAATTGCATGAAGTAAAAGACGCTCTTGATGAAGCGGGGTTTGCAAGCCTCACCGTGACAGATGTCAAAGGAAGAGGGCAACAAAAAGGCATGGTGCAGCAGTGGAGAGGAAGGAAATACTGTGTTGACCTCCTTCCGAAAACTAAAATAGAAATCGTCATCCCGGATAATAAACTCGACCAGGTTATCGACGTGATCCAGAAAACGGCCTCCACGGGAGAAATCGGAGATGGAAAGATCTTTGTCTACCCGGTAGAAACCGTAATAAGGATCCGGACAGGCGAAAGAGATGGAGATGCACTCTAA
- a CDS encoding ammonium transporter, with the protein MLKNLEKIGKLLLLTCVILIALSSPGAAVTAEENAQAISDVQTALTFVWLLVASALVFFMHTGFSMVEIGLTRSKNTANILMKNFMTVVLGILVYWAVGWGVMYGADAAGLVGTNQFFLMGADNATFNGWFFQMVFAATGATVVSGAMAERTDFKAYLVYCVLMVAVIYPIYGHWVWSGADMALLTGAESPIVKAIGVAHHDFAGSGVVHSIGGYSALAGVLLVGARIGKFKNGKPMAIPGHNLAFAFFGTLILALGWIGFNGGSTLDGNDAYMNLVVANTFIAGAAGAVVVMLITWLKTGKPDPSLTANGLLGGLVAITAPCGSVSPSASLVIGIIAGFVIYFGVMFNENVLKVDDPVGAIVVHGYCGSWGLLSVGLFSIGMGNGILADAVYAAEVPGLLYGGGIGLLTIQAVAVIVSMIWGFGMSYIFFKIIDAVIGLRVPEDVEIMGLDIAEHGIRAYPEYQPAED; encoded by the coding sequence ATGTTAAAAAACCTGGAAAAGATTGGAAAATTATTATTGTTAACCTGTGTGATACTTATTGCATTGTCATCACCGGGAGCAGCTGTGACGGCAGAGGAAAACGCGCAGGCGATCTCTGACGTGCAGACAGCTCTTACCTTTGTATGGCTCCTGGTAGCAAGTGCCCTGGTATTCTTCATGCATACCGGGTTCTCAATGGTAGAAATCGGGCTTACGAGAAGCAAGAACACGGCAAACATCCTCATGAAAAACTTCATGACCGTGGTTCTTGGAATCCTAGTCTACTGGGCCGTGGGCTGGGGCGTCATGTACGGAGCCGATGCAGCAGGCCTTGTAGGGACTAACCAGTTCTTCCTGATGGGTGCCGACAACGCGACCTTTAACGGCTGGTTCTTCCAGATGGTCTTTGCAGCAACCGGAGCAACGGTTGTGTCCGGGGCAATGGCCGAACGTACCGATTTCAAGGCTTACCTGGTCTACTGTGTCCTGATGGTTGCAGTAATCTACCCAATTTACGGGCACTGGGTCTGGAGCGGGGCTGACATGGCACTCCTGACCGGAGCCGAAAGCCCGATCGTCAAGGCAATTGGAGTCGCACACCACGACTTTGCAGGATCAGGAGTGGTACACTCAATTGGCGGATACTCAGCCCTTGCAGGAGTACTCCTTGTGGGAGCCAGAATAGGCAAGTTCAAAAACGGAAAGCCTATGGCAATTCCGGGTCACAACCTGGCCTTTGCTTTCTTCGGGACTTTGATCCTCGCCCTTGGCTGGATAGGGTTCAACGGAGGAAGTACCCTTGACGGAAACGACGCTTACATGAACCTTGTCGTTGCCAACACTTTCATTGCGGGCGCTGCGGGCGCTGTCGTAGTAATGCTGATCACCTGGCTGAAGACCGGGAAACCTGACCCGTCCCTTACCGCAAACGGGCTTCTCGGCGGACTTGTTGCAATCACCGCTCCCTGTGGATCTGTTAGCCCCTCAGCATCCCTTGTTATAGGGATCATTGCAGGATTCGTGATTTATTTCGGTGTAATGTTCAACGAAAACGTCCTCAAGGTAGACGACCCCGTAGGTGCGATTGTAGTACACGGGTACTGCGGAAGCTGGGGCCTGCTCTCAGTAGGGCTTTTCTCCATAGGAATGGGGAACGGAATCCTCGCAGACGCGGTCTATGCCGCTGAAGTCCCGGGCCTGCTCTATGGCGGTGGAATAGGGCTGCTGACAATCCAGGCAGTGGCTGTAATCGTCAGCATGATCTGGGGATTCGGAATGTCATATATATTCTTCAAGATAATTGACGCAGTAATCGGACTGCGGGTGCCCGAAGACGTTGAAATCATGGGTCTGGACATCGCTGAACACGGCATCAGGGCATATCCTGAGTACCAGCCTGCAGAGGACTAA
- a CDS encoding COG1361 S-layer family protein, whose amino-acid sequence MKHRIIPLVLSLLLIASVFAAPVSASVGSANLKVTIIEISPYPAQIGQYVDLTVQVENVGRDRADDASVQVVPEYPFSLDSPLNAVQNIGGLAPEKVATKEFHLFVDKNAQKGTRSIDIRTRIDKDSPWSEETFDIRVGTETFDSKGTVELETITFDPEVFMPGDRGTVTVTLINRATTPTVSIGGEDFDTNARIQSAVLETSTDGVTVFSAPYVDMGLLGSGDSIDLTFNVEVGEYVRDGTHNLVLAIEGNSFDYNSRKNIPLEVDSSNVRVIPSKPLKLVNGEATLEFDVANTHPNEFSSVSIKPTAEGVVFYPAEYFIGPMDPDELFTIEFDAVAEDSEGLGGLAPDGSEPVNLTLIASYSNGVNLHENDVSNLQLRFATENTGSSSQSIIGAVVLVALIAAGVLVYRKKKQNKE is encoded by the coding sequence ATGAAACATCGAATCATTCCTCTTGTATTGTCTTTGCTTTTAATAGCCTCGGTTTTTGCGGCTCCGGTTTCTGCCAGTGTCGGGAGTGCAAATTTGAAGGTTACGATTATTGAAATCAGCCCCTATCCTGCCCAGATAGGACAGTACGTGGACCTAACCGTGCAGGTGGAAAATGTAGGGAGAGACCGGGCGGATGACGCTTCCGTACAGGTGGTCCCGGAATATCCCTTCTCTCTGGATTCCCCTCTAAACGCGGTGCAAAATATCGGGGGTCTTGCCCCTGAAAAAGTCGCTACAAAGGAGTTTCACCTTTTCGTGGACAAGAATGCCCAGAAGGGGACCCGCTCTATAGACATCCGGACGAGGATCGATAAGGATAGCCCATGGAGTGAAGAGACTTTTGATATCAGGGTAGGTACCGAAACCTTTGACAGCAAAGGCACCGTGGAACTCGAGACAATCACCTTTGACCCCGAGGTTTTTATGCCGGGGGACAGGGGTACCGTAACTGTTACTCTCATTAACAGGGCAACAACACCTACGGTTTCCATAGGCGGGGAAGATTTCGATACCAATGCCCGGATCCAGTCTGCAGTTCTGGAAACTTCGACTGATGGCGTAACGGTTTTCAGTGCCCCTTACGTTGATATGGGCCTGTTGGGGTCCGGGGACAGCATCGACCTGACCTTTAATGTGGAGGTAGGTGAATACGTCAGGGACGGGACTCACAACCTTGTACTTGCAATCGAGGGCAATTCCTTTGACTATAACAGCCGGAAGAATATTCCCCTTGAGGTTGACTCTTCCAATGTGAGAGTGATCCCTTCAAAGCCCCTCAAACTGGTGAACGGGGAGGCAACCCTTGAGTTTGATGTGGCAAACACCCATCCCAACGAGTTCAGTTCCGTGAGTATAAAACCCACAGCTGAAGGAGTTGTTTTCTATCCGGCCGAGTATTTCATAGGGCCCATGGACCCGGATGAGCTCTTTACAATCGAGTTTGATGCCGTGGCGGAAGATTCGGAAGGTCTGGGAGGTCTGGCTCCTGATGGATCGGAGCCTGTAAACCTGACCCTCATAGCAAGTTACAGCAACGGGGTCAACTTGCATGAAAACGATGTAAGCAACCTTCAGCTCAGGTTTGCCACGGAAAATACGGGCAGTAGCTCGCAATCCATAATAGGAGCCGTGGTGCTCGTAGCCCTGATTGCTGCGGGTGTGCTGGTCTACAGGAAGAAAAAGCAGAACAAGGAATGA
- a CDS encoding Hsp20/alpha crystallin family protein has product MKIEVILPGIEKENISFKLGEDGFYVKATKKGVEYVDSYSICFPVNTDKAATTYSSRILKVTVPYQEPFENAVDVKIE; this is encoded by the coding sequence TTGAAGATTGAAGTTATACTTCCGGGAATTGAGAAAGAAAACATTTCTTTCAAGCTGGGCGAAGACGGTTTCTACGTAAAAGCGACAAAAAAGGGAGTGGAATACGTAGACAGTTATTCGATTTGCTTCCCGGTAAACACTGACAAAGCCGCTACCACCTATTCAAGCAGGATTCTGAAGGTCACTGTCCCCTACCAGGAGCCCTTTGAAAATGCAGTGGACGTGAAAATCGAATAA